One Microbacter margulisiae genomic window carries:
- a CDS encoding aminopeptidase C: MKKMTLLIVLTLIVGTMMAHEKKKAPTEEGFVFTTVKANPITSVKNQANSGTCWDYSGLGFLESELLRMGKPAYDLSEMFIVDHEYQEKAIKYVRMHGKLNFGPGGEFWDVFDIIKKDGIVPASIMEGLDYGDTLNNHGELDATTLAYVNAIIANPNKHLSTAWFNGFKGILTAYLGAIPDTFIYKGVRYTPKSFAASLGLNMDDYVSITSFTHHPFYHPFALEIEDNWRWAKSYNVPLDSLMATIDYAINHGYTVGWAADVSERGFTRQGIGIVPDVNPNVCPAGTDEAKWIGMTPKERANLVYTITKPVPEKVITQAMRQKAFDNYETTDDHGMQIFGIAKDQNGNKYYMVKNSWGTQNKYKGIWYVSEAYVRYKTIDIAINKAAVPEPIRQKLGF; the protein is encoded by the coding sequence ATGAAAAAAATGACTTTACTCATCGTATTAACCCTTATCGTGGGTACGATGATGGCGCACGAAAAAAAGAAAGCTCCGACAGAAGAAGGTTTTGTATTCACCACCGTTAAAGCCAATCCGATTACATCTGTCAAAAACCAAGCCAACTCAGGTACCTGCTGGGACTATTCCGGGTTAGGTTTTCTTGAATCAGAATTGTTACGTATGGGGAAACCAGCTTATGACCTCTCTGAAATGTTTATCGTTGATCATGAATACCAGGAAAAAGCGATTAAATACGTCAGAATGCATGGTAAGCTTAATTTTGGCCCCGGTGGGGAATTCTGGGATGTATTCGACATTATCAAAAAAGATGGCATTGTTCCAGCATCTATTATGGAAGGTCTTGATTATGGAGACACACTAAATAACCATGGCGAATTGGATGCAACAACATTGGCTTATGTGAATGCAATTATAGCAAATCCGAACAAACACCTTTCTACAGCATGGTTCAATGGATTCAAAGGAATTTTAACCGCCTATCTCGGCGCTATCCCCGACACATTCATTTACAAAGGAGTTCGATATACACCAAAATCTTTTGCTGCATCGTTAGGTTTGAACATGGACGATTATGTTTCCATAACATCGTTTACGCATCATCCGTTTTATCATCCGTTTGCACTCGAAATTGAAGACAACTGGCGTTGGGCTAAATCCTATAACGTTCCGCTTGACAGTTTGATGGCAACCATCGATTATGCCATCAATCATGGATACACAGTCGGCTGGGCTGCCGATGTAAGCGAACGAGGATTCACCCGTCAGGGCATCGGAATTGTTCCTGATGTAAACCCTAATGTGTGCCCTGCTGGAACAGACGAAGCAAAATGGATCGGGATGACCCCGAAAGAACGTGCAAATTTGGTATACACAATTACCAAACCTGTCCCTGAAAAAGTTATCACACAAGCTATGCGTCAAAAAGCATTTGATAACTATGAAACCACAGACGACCATGGTATGCAGATTTTCGGCATTGCCAAAGATCAGAATGGGAACAAATACTATATGGTCAAAAATTCATGGGGTACACAAAATAAATACAAAGGTATCTGGTATGTTTCGGAAGCATATGTTCGTTATAAAACCATCGACATTGCCATCAACAAGGCTGCCGTACCGGAACCAATCCGTCAAAAACTTGGATTCTAA